One stretch of Deinococcus carri DNA includes these proteins:
- the recQ gene encoding DNA helicase RecQ, translating to MTAAPPSSAPVPTDQRAREVLKAVWGYDAFRGVQADIVRTVAEGGNALVLMPTGGGKSLCYQVPSLLRPGVGIVVSPLIALMKDQVDALRQVGVRAAFLNSTLSPEGVREVEDALLAGDLDLLYVAPERLLLPRTLDLLDRAPVALFAIDEAHCVSQWGHDFRPEYGQLHVLPERFPHLPRVALTATADDRTRADILRVLGLQGAPRFISSFDRPNIQYRVAQKEGPKSQLLDFIRSEHAGDAGIVYCLSRKSVEETAKWLQAQGVDALPYHAGLSPRERNLAQDRFLNEEGLVVVATVAFGMGIDKPNVRFVAHLDLPKSMEGYYQETGRAGRDGLPGTAWMVYGLADVVNVKRMLAQSLAPEEVKRVEAAKLDALLTYCEASTCRRQVLLGYFGERLPEPCGNCDVCLNPPRVRDATREAQMALSAAIRTGNRFGAAHLTDVLLGRDTEKVRAMGHHLLPTFGVGQGHDEKTWRGLLRQLVSLGYLAAGDHHGLSATGKARPLLKGEETLKLREETLVLKPSRRDRERAPRQGRAPVDAQDQPLFEALRQWRLAKAREQAVPPYVIFNDATLKTIAELRPGSLATLGSVSGVGGRKLEQYGQEVLEVVREAVSRQPSAVSQQQTEAARGAAGNATVLGLLRGSVQLPEASHQPSASSRQPETPPAALFPSSPQPTPHNPQPNPEVAEALRELRKELSRETGHSAFVIFPNATLEALAARQPRTLDDLRGLPGMGEKRIEAYGERIIDAVLTVLDG from the coding sequence ATGACCGCCGCCCCACCCTCCTCTGCCCCCGTCCCCACCGACCAGCGCGCCCGCGAAGTCCTGAAGGCCGTGTGGGGTTACGACGCCTTTCGCGGCGTGCAGGCCGACATCGTCCGCACGGTGGCCGAGGGGGGCAATGCGCTGGTGCTGATGCCGACGGGCGGCGGCAAAAGCCTGTGCTATCAGGTGCCCTCGCTCCTGCGGCCCGGCGTGGGCATCGTGGTCTCGCCCCTGATCGCGCTGATGAAGGACCAGGTGGATGCACTGCGGCAGGTGGGCGTCCGGGCCGCCTTCCTGAACTCTACCCTCAGCCCGGAAGGGGTGCGCGAGGTGGAAGACGCGCTGCTGGCCGGGGACCTTGACCTGCTGTACGTCGCGCCCGAACGGCTGCTGCTGCCCCGCACCCTCGACCTGCTGGACCGCGCCCCGGTCGCCCTCTTCGCCATCGACGAGGCCCACTGCGTCTCGCAGTGGGGGCACGATTTCCGGCCCGAGTACGGGCAACTGCACGTCCTGCCCGAACGCTTCCCGCATCTGCCGCGCGTCGCGCTGACCGCCACCGCCGACGACCGCACGCGGGCCGACATCTTGCGAGTGCTGGGGCTGCAAGGCGCCCCGCGGTTCATCTCCTCCTTCGACCGCCCCAACATTCAGTACCGCGTGGCGCAAAAGGAAGGCCCCAAGAGCCAGCTTCTCGACTTCATCCGCTCGGAGCACGCGGGCGACGCGGGCATCGTGTACTGCCTCTCGCGCAAGTCGGTGGAGGAGACGGCGAAGTGGCTCCAGGCGCAGGGGGTGGACGCGCTGCCCTACCACGCGGGCCTCTCGCCGCGCGAGCGGAATCTGGCGCAGGACCGCTTCCTGAACGAGGAGGGGCTGGTCGTGGTGGCGACGGTGGCCTTCGGGATGGGCATCGACAAGCCCAACGTGCGCTTCGTGGCGCACCTCGACCTGCCCAAGAGCATGGAGGGGTACTACCAGGAGACGGGCCGGGCCGGGCGCGACGGGCTGCCGGGCACCGCCTGGATGGTCTACGGCCTGGCCGACGTGGTGAACGTGAAACGGATGCTGGCGCAGAGCCTGGCCCCCGAGGAAGTGAAGCGCGTCGAGGCCGCCAAACTCGATGCCCTGCTCACCTACTGTGAGGCGAGTACCTGCCGCCGCCAGGTCCTGCTGGGCTACTTCGGCGAGAGGCTGCCGGAGCCGTGCGGCAACTGCGACGTGTGCCTGAATCCGCCGCGTGTCCGCGACGCTACCCGCGAGGCGCAGATGGCCCTTTCCGCCGCCATCCGCACCGGCAACCGCTTCGGCGCGGCGCACCTCACCGACGTGTTGCTGGGCCGCGACACCGAGAAGGTGCGGGCGATGGGCCACCACCTGCTGCCCACCTTCGGCGTCGGGCAGGGGCACGACGAGAAGACGTGGCGGGGGCTGCTGCGCCAGCTGGTCAGCCTGGGGTACCTCGCGGCGGGCGACCACCACGGCCTCAGCGCCACTGGCAAGGCCCGCCCCTTGCTGAAGGGCGAGGAAACGCTGAAGCTGCGTGAGGAAACGCTGGTGCTGAAGCCCTCCAGACGCGACCGGGAGCGCGCTCCCCGCCAGGGCCGCGCCCCGGTGGACGCCCAGGACCAGCCACTGTTTGAGGCGCTGCGTCAGTGGCGGCTGGCGAAGGCCCGCGAGCAGGCCGTGCCCCCCTACGTCATCTTCAACGACGCGACTCTGAAAACCATCGCGGAATTGCGCCCCGGCAGCCTCGCCACCCTGGGCAGCGTGAGCGGCGTGGGCGGGCGCAAGCTGGAGCAGTACGGCCAGGAGGTGCTGGAGGTGGTGCGGGAAGCGGTCAGCCGTCAGCCCTCAGCGGTCAGCCAACAGCAGACGGAGGCCGCGCGGGGGGCAGCGGGGAACGCGACGGTGCTGGGATTACTGCGGGGGAGCGTCCAGCTGCCAGAGGCCAGCCATCAGCCTTCAGCGAGCAGCCGTCAGCCGGAAACGCCACCCGCCGCCCTCTTCCCGTCCTCCCCACAGCCCACACCCCACAACCCACAACCCAATCCCGAGGTCGCAGAGGCCCTGCGCGAACTTCGCAAGGAACTCAGCCGCGAGACGGGGCACAGCGCCTTCGTCATCTTCCCGAACGCGACCCTCGAAGCCCTGGCCGCCCGGCAGCCCCGCACCCTGGACGACCTGCGCGGCCTGCCGGGGATGGGCGAGAAGCGCATCGAGGCGTATGGCGAACGAATCATCGACGCCGTGCTGACGGTGCTGGACGGGTAG
- a CDS encoding MDR family MFS transporter yields MTEPPTLSPAAQRARQLATTGLILGVFLAALESSVVATAMPSVIADLGGQRLYALPFAVYLLTSTVSSPLWGRASDVVGRRRLYLVGVVLFLVGSALCGLAQSMGWLVAARALQGLGAGAVLPLTMTIVGETYRLSERGRVQAFISAVWGLSGLLGPLLGGWLTDTLSWRWTFYASLPFGLAALAIALRHLPETGTPRPARLDWAGAALFTVGSGLTVWGLEGRAWGLVALGLLTLLAAVGVERRHPEPLLPMGALRQRTTAIAFAGNLLGGAAYFGVIAYLPLYAQGVGGRGATGAGAILTPMLVGWTLASMLSAPLLTRVPLARLAQLGFLVLTATFALLTFTVHAPLWVTSALGFVVGMGMGFAMLSLLLSAQEQAARPELGAVTSGVLFARQMGGALGVALMALLIGAGAIASGGPALAEGLRRAYLLAVGLVAAGFVLSLTLRLGQPAAAQAGD; encoded by the coding sequence ATGACCGAGCCGCCCACCCTCTCCCCCGCCGCGCAGCGTGCCCGGCAACTCGCCACCACCGGCCTGATTCTGGGCGTGTTTCTGGCCGCCCTCGAATCGAGCGTGGTGGCGACCGCCATGCCCAGCGTGATCGCGGACCTGGGAGGCCAGCGGCTGTACGCGCTGCCCTTTGCCGTGTACCTGCTCACCAGCACTGTCAGCAGCCCGCTGTGGGGCCGGGCCTCGGACGTGGTGGGACGGCGGCGGCTGTATCTGGTGGGCGTGGTGCTGTTTCTGGTGGGCAGTGCCCTGTGCGGCCTCGCGCAGAGCATGGGCTGGCTGGTGGCGGCGCGTGCCCTCCAGGGCCTGGGCGCGGGGGCGGTCCTGCCCCTCACGATGACCATCGTGGGCGAAACCTACCGGCTCAGCGAGCGCGGGCGGGTGCAAGCTTTTATCAGCGCCGTGTGGGGGCTGTCGGGGTTGCTGGGGCCGCTGCTGGGGGGCTGGCTGACCGACACGCTGTCGTGGCGCTGGACCTTCTATGCCAGCCTGCCGTTTGGTCTGGCGGCGCTGGCGATCGCGCTGCGGCACCTGCCCGAGACAGGCACGCCCCGCCCGGCGCGGCTCGATTGGGCGGGGGCGGCCCTCTTTACCGTGGGGAGCGGGCTGACAGTGTGGGGGCTGGAGGGTCGGGCGTGGGGACTGGTCGCGCTGGGCCTGCTGACGCTGCTTGCCGCCGTCGGGGTCGAGCGGCGGCACCCCGAACCGCTGCTGCCCATGGGGGCGCTGCGGCAGCGGACCACCGCCATCGCCTTCGCGGGCAACCTGCTGGGGGGCGCGGCCTATTTCGGGGTCATCGCGTACCTGCCCCTCTACGCGCAGGGGGTCGGCGGGCGCGGTGCGACGGGCGCGGGGGCGATCCTCACGCCGATGCTGGTGGGCTGGACGCTGGCGAGCATGCTGAGCGCCCCACTGCTGACCCGGGTGCCGCTGGCGCGGCTGGCACAACTGGGCTTCCTGGTGCTGACAGCAACGTTCGCGCTGCTGACCTTCACGGTCCACGCGCCACTGTGGGTCACGTCCGCGCTGGGCTTCGTGGTGGGGATGGGCATGGGCTTTGCGATGCTGAGCCTGCTGCTCTCGGCCCAGGAACAGGCCGCCCGCCCGGAACTGGGGGCCGTGACCAGCGGCGTGCTGTTCGCCCGGCAGATGGGCGGGGCGCTGGGGGTCGCGCTGATGGCCCTGCTGATCGGCGCGGGGGCCATCGCCTCGGGCGGCCCGGCCCTGGCGGAGGGGTTGCGCCGCGCCTACCTGCTGGCCGTCGGGCTGGTCGCGGCGGGCTTCGTGCTGAGCCTGACCTTGCGGCTGGGACAGCCCGCAGCAGCGCAGGCGGGGGATTGA
- the infB gene encoding translation initiation factor IF-2 gives MSKVRIYTLAKDLGVDNAKMLEILDSLGVSYKSVSSTIEEDTVGLIKEMLAEEAASGTGAATSTDTTEADAAQTPTPQNISSQNTPTQAAPAPATAQSVPQPAVTATAEREPEAPVNTQPELPHRAPVVTIMGHVDHGKTSLLDYIRKTKVAAKEAGGITQHVGAFEARTSKGKIVFIDTPGHEAFTTIRARGANVADIAIIVIAADDSLMPQTREAIAHAQAAKVPMLVAVNKIDLPQADPERVKTDLTTLNLVPEEYGGDTIVVPVSARTGEGVEDLLEYISLTAELEDLRADPKGSFSGVVIESRVDRQAGVLATVMVQEGTLHVGDFLVVGEGYGKIKAMTDSNGGRIKEAGPSTPVQVLGFSEAPASGEKVVSAKNEHAAREVIAQRASDRRDAENARTQRKKTLEEMMGPLGETRTVNLILRADTQGSLEAIQGILAKKETEDVKLNVLLAGIGSPTEGDVLLASTAEATILCFNVTASGGVKKVADTKGIELGTFRIIYELIDEVDRLIKGNLEPVFEERYLGRAEVRMVIRHPKSGNIAGSYVTDGMLRRNAKAKVTRGKQVVYEGTIVGLKRFKDDVREVQTGYECGINLDWNDVQEGDIIEASEMVEVEQA, from the coding sequence ATGTCGAAAGTTCGCATCTATACCCTCGCCAAGGACCTTGGCGTGGACAACGCAAAAATGCTGGAAATCCTCGACAGCCTGGGCGTGTCCTACAAGAGCGTGAGCAGCACCATCGAGGAAGACACGGTCGGCCTGATCAAGGAGATGCTGGCCGAGGAAGCCGCGTCCGGCACCGGCGCTGCCACCAGCACCGACACCACCGAGGCGGACGCCGCGCAGACCCCTACCCCTCAGAACATCTCCTCCCAGAACACCCCCACCCAGGCGGCCCCCGCGCCGGCCACGGCCCAGAGCGTGCCGCAGCCCGCCGTGACCGCTACCGCCGAACGTGAGCCGGAGGCCCCCGTGAACACACAACCGGAACTGCCGCACCGCGCCCCCGTCGTCACCATCATGGGCCACGTGGACCACGGCAAGACCAGCCTGCTGGACTACATCCGCAAGACGAAGGTCGCGGCCAAGGAGGCGGGCGGCATCACCCAGCACGTCGGGGCCTTTGAGGCGCGGACGAGCAAGGGCAAGATCGTCTTTATCGACACGCCCGGCCACGAGGCGTTCACGACCATCCGCGCGCGCGGCGCGAACGTGGCGGACATCGCCATCATCGTGATTGCCGCCGACGACTCGCTGATGCCCCAGACGCGCGAGGCCATCGCGCACGCGCAGGCGGCCAAGGTGCCCATGCTGGTGGCGGTCAACAAGATCGACCTGCCGCAGGCCGACCCCGAGCGCGTCAAGACCGACCTCACCACCCTGAACCTCGTGCCCGAGGAGTACGGCGGCGACACCATCGTGGTGCCCGTCAGCGCCCGCACGGGCGAGGGCGTGGAGGACCTGCTGGAGTACATCAGCCTGACCGCCGAACTCGAAGACCTGCGCGCCGACCCCAAGGGCAGCTTCAGCGGCGTGGTCATCGAGAGCCGCGTGGACCGTCAGGCGGGCGTGCTGGCGACCGTGATGGTGCAGGAAGGCACGCTGCACGTCGGGGACTTCCTGGTCGTGGGCGAGGGCTACGGCAAGATCAAGGCGATGACCGACTCCAATGGCGGGCGCATCAAGGAGGCCGGACCCAGCACGCCCGTGCAGGTTCTGGGCTTTTCCGAGGCCCCGGCCAGCGGTGAGAAGGTCGTCAGCGCCAAGAACGAACACGCGGCCCGCGAGGTGATCGCGCAGCGTGCCAGCGACCGCCGCGACGCCGAGAACGCCCGCACCCAGCGCAAGAAGACGCTGGAAGAGATGATGGGGCCGCTCGGGGAAACCCGCACGGTGAACCTGATCCTGCGTGCGGACACCCAGGGCAGCCTGGAAGCCATCCAGGGCATCCTCGCCAAGAAGGAAACCGAGGACGTCAAGCTGAACGTGCTGCTGGCGGGCATCGGGTCGCCCACCGAGGGCGACGTGCTGCTGGCCTCCACCGCCGAGGCGACCATCCTGTGCTTCAACGTGACGGCCTCGGGCGGCGTGAAAAAGGTGGCGGACACCAAGGGCATCGAACTGGGCACCTTCCGCATCATCTACGAGCTGATCGACGAGGTGGACCGCCTGATCAAGGGCAACCTCGAACCCGTCTTCGAGGAGCGTTACCTGGGCCGCGCCGAGGTCCGCATGGTGATTCGCCACCCCAAGAGCGGCAACATCGCCGGGTCCTACGTGACCGACGGCATGCTGCGCCGCAACGCGAAGGCCAAGGTCACGCGCGGCAAGCAGGTCGTGTACGAGGGCACCATCGTGGGCCTCAAGCGCTTCAAGGACGATGTCCGCGAGGTGCAGACCGGCTACGAGTGCGGTATCAACCTCGACTGGAACGACGTGCAGGAAGGCGACATCATCGAGGCCAGCGAGATGGTGGAAGTCGAGCAGGCGTAA
- a CDS encoding acyl-CoA dehydrogenase family protein, producing MTPDLSPTLPPEMQAVTERAAQSIRAHAEACEVAEDVTPEAAEALRASGYTRLTLPREAGGLGATLEQYAAAQTTLGEANAGLALVLAMHTHVVGAAFQGRTVPEALLAVLARASVEGQLVNSLASEPELGSPSRGGLPRTAAVPGGNGWRVTGRKTWATGARALSLALVTAATPDGEVLRLLVPMQAPGVQVEPTWTDALALRSSGSHDVTFRDVHVPADHTAPPAPGHPASSAWFWTAIAATYLGVGFAALHALVGYARERVPTALGRPIATLPRVQENVGRIAAELHAARALLLEAARAWDTAPTAASVPLLAAAKAHATNAAVSATDLAGRTAGGAALTPALPLARLLRDARAGLTHPPADEVSYGSLGAALLGVEAGR from the coding sequence ATGACGCCCGACCTCTCCCCCACCCTGCCTCCGGAGATGCAGGCCGTGACGGAACGCGCCGCCCAGTCCATCCGCGCCCACGCCGAGGCCTGCGAGGTCGCCGAGGACGTGACGCCGGAGGCGGCGGAGGCGCTGCGGGCGAGCGGCTACACCCGGCTGACGCTGCCGCGCGAGGCGGGCGGCCTGGGCGCGACGCTGGAGCAGTACGCGGCGGCGCAAACCACGCTGGGCGAGGCGAACGCCGGGCTGGCGCTGGTGCTGGCGATGCACACCCATGTGGTCGGGGCGGCCTTTCAGGGGCGGACGGTGCCGGAGGCGCTGCTGGCGGTGCTGGCGCGGGCCAGCGTGGAGGGCCAGCTGGTGAACTCGCTGGCGAGCGAGCCGGAACTGGGCAGCCCCTCGCGCGGGGGCCTGCCGCGCACAGCCGCCGTGCCGGGCGGGAATGGCTGGCGGGTCACCGGCCGCAAGACCTGGGCGACGGGTGCCCGCGCGCTGAGCCTGGCCCTGGTCACGGCGGCCACCCCGGACGGCGAGGTCCTGCGCCTGCTGGTGCCCATGCAGGCCCCCGGCGTGCAGGTCGAGCCGACCTGGACGGACGCCCTCGCGCTCAGAAGCAGCGGCAGCCACGACGTGACCTTCCGGGACGTTCACGTGCCCGCAGACCACACCGCCCCGCCCGCTCCCGGACACCCCGCGAGCAGCGCGTGGTTCTGGACCGCCATCGCCGCAACGTACCTGGGGGTCGGCTTCGCGGCCCTGCATGCCCTGGTCGGCTACGCGCGGGAGCGGGTGCCCACCGCCCTGGGCCGGCCGATTGCCACTCTGCCCCGCGTGCAGGAGAACGTGGGGCGCATCGCCGCCGAGCTGCACGCCGCCCGCGCCCTGTTGCTGGAGGCGGCCCGCGCCTGGGACACGGCCCCCACCGCGGCCTCCGTGCCCCTCCTCGCGGCGGCCAAGGCCCACGCCACCAACGCCGCCGTGAGTGCCACCGACCTGGCGGGGCGGACGGCGGGGGGGGCGGCCCTCACGCCCGCGCTGCCGCTGGCCCGGCTGCTGCGCGATGCCCGCGCGGGCCTGACGCACCCGCCCGCCGACGAGGTGAGCTACGGGAGCCTGGGGGCGGCGCTGCTGGGCGTGGAGGCGGGCCGCTGA
- a CDS encoding LCP family protein, whose translation MRRAVLLILVVLAGLVALLAPAFPALTRYGALPHKADGPVTVLLAGVDVDYDDKSGMWPWPAKPEQYDQRTDTIVLAQVRPDGTANLLSIPRDTWVNLPGWGWSKINAANPHGGPELLVRSVEDLTGIRVDAYSLLSLNALRALTEAAGGVTLDVPQRMKYDDNAGKLHIDLQPGRQHLSGQQAEGFLRFRHDGMGDIGRVARQQTYLTALVGQIKSPLNWWRLPAMVGALDQNTKSNLTRQEVGALLGAALGGVKVNMHTVPGSFGGGGTWLPDRAALRALVAENFRDPNDPRALTVAVVNLAAPDGSARRLRTRLEELGYQDVRIAEEPRTDGVPTTVSGAAAASVLRDVGHGEVTRQGGVPGADVTVRLGSDTPAN comes from the coding sequence GTGCGCCGTGCCGTCCTTCTGATTCTGGTTGTTCTCGCGGGCCTGGTGGCCCTGCTGGCCCCCGCCTTTCCCGCTCTGACCCGCTACGGCGCACTGCCCCACAAGGCCGACGGCCCGGTGACGGTGCTGCTGGCCGGCGTGGACGTGGATTACGACGACAAGTCGGGCATGTGGCCGTGGCCAGCCAAACCTGAGCAGTACGACCAGCGCACCGACACCATCGTGCTGGCGCAGGTGCGGCCCGACGGCACGGCGAACCTGCTGAGCATTCCGCGCGACACCTGGGTGAACCTCCCCGGCTGGGGCTGGAGCAAGATCAACGCGGCCAACCCCCACGGCGGGCCGGAGCTGCTGGTGCGGTCGGTGGAGGACCTCACCGGGATTCGGGTGGACGCCTACAGCCTGCTCTCCCTGAACGCCCTGCGCGCGCTGACGGAAGCGGCGGGCGGCGTGACGCTGGACGTGCCGCAGCGCATGAAGTACGACGACAACGCCGGGAAGCTGCATATCGACCTCCAGCCGGGCCGCCAACACCTCAGCGGGCAGCAGGCGGAAGGCTTCCTGCGCTTTCGCCACGACGGTATGGGCGACATCGGGCGGGTGGCGCGGCAGCAGACCTACCTGACGGCGCTGGTGGGGCAGATAAAAAGCCCGCTGAACTGGTGGCGGCTGCCCGCGATGGTCGGCGCACTCGACCAGAATACCAAGTCCAACCTGACCCGGCAGGAGGTGGGGGCGCTGCTGGGCGCGGCGCTGGGGGGCGTGAAGGTCAACATGCACACCGTTCCCGGCAGCTTCGGCGGGGGCGGCACCTGGCTGCCCGACCGCGCGGCCCTGCGCGCGCTGGTGGCCGAAAACTTCCGCGACCCCAACGACCCGCGCGCCCTGACCGTCGCGGTGGTCAACCTCGCCGCGCCGGACGGCAGCGCCCGCCGCCTCAGGACCAGGCTGGAGGAATTGGGCTATCAGGACGTGCGAATCGCGGAAGAACCCCGCACGGATGGCGTGCCCACCACTGTCAGCGGTGCGGCGGCGGCCAGCGTGCTGCGCGACGTGGGTCACGGCGAGGTCACGCGGCAGGGCGGCGTGCCGGGGGCCGACGTGACCGTGCGCCTGGGCAGCGACACCCCGGCGAACTGA
- a CDS encoding MDR family oxidoreductase — translation MTQPGPRLPEEFRALRAVKDESGARSEFQTLTLADLPAGDALVRVTHSSLNYKDGLAVAGRPGVLKSYPMTPGIDLAGTVVEDRSGTYAPGTPVLLTGWGIGERQDGGYAEYARVRPEWLVPLPEGTDARWAMSVGTAGFTAMLAVMALEEHGVTPGSGEVLVTGAAGGVGSTAVALLAAAGFAVTASTGRQEEEAYLRSLGASSVIGREELPALKRPLEKERWAGVVDSVGADTLAGALASTRTHGAVAACGLAGGNALDTTVFPFILRGVNLLGIDSVNCPAERRRAAWARLARDLPADRLADVTQVRPLSDVPALAGEILAGRVRGRTVIEVGG, via the coding sequence ATGACCCAGCCTGGCCCCCGCCTGCCCGAAGAGTTTCGTGCCCTGCGCGCCGTCAAGGACGAGTCGGGCGCGCGGTCCGAGTTCCAGACCCTGACCCTGGCCGACCTGCCCGCCGGCGACGCGCTGGTGCGGGTCACGCACTCCAGCCTGAACTACAAGGATGGGCTGGCCGTCGCGGGCCGCCCCGGCGTGCTGAAGTCGTACCCGATGACCCCCGGCATCGACCTGGCCGGAACAGTGGTTGAGGACCGCAGCGGCACCTACGCGCCCGGCACGCCCGTCCTGCTGACCGGCTGGGGCATCGGTGAGCGCCAGGACGGGGGCTATGCCGAATACGCGCGGGTCCGCCCCGAGTGGCTGGTGCCGCTGCCGGAGGGCACGGACGCGCGGTGGGCCATGAGCGTGGGCACGGCGGGCTTCACCGCCATGCTCGCCGTGATGGCGCTGGAGGAACACGGCGTCACTCCCGGCAGCGGCGAGGTGCTGGTGACGGGCGCGGCGGGGGGTGTGGGCAGCACGGCGGTCGCTCTGCTCGCGGCGGCGGGCTTTGCGGTCACGGCCAGCACCGGGCGGCAGGAGGAGGAAGCCTACCTCCGCTCCCTGGGGGCTTCCAGTGTGATAGGCCGTGAGGAACTGCCCGCCCTGAAGCGCCCCCTGGAAAAGGAACGCTGGGCGGGCGTGGTGGACAGCGTGGGGGCCGACACGCTGGCGGGGGCACTCGCCAGCACGCGCACCCACGGCGCGGTCGCGGCCTGCGGTCTGGCGGGCGGGAATGCCCTGGACACCACCGTCTTTCCCTTCATCCTGCGCGGGGTGAACCTGCTGGGCATCGATTCGGTCAATTGCCCCGCCGAGCGCCGCCGCGCTGCCTGGGCACGCCTGGCCCGTGACCTCCCCGCGGACAGGCTCGCGGACGTGACCCAGGTGCGGCCGCTGAGTGACGTGCCCGCCCTGGCCGGGGAGATTCTGGCGGGGCGTGTGCGGGGCCGGACCGTGATCGAGGTGGGGGGCTGA
- the rimP gene encoding ribosome maturation factor RimP, with amino-acid sequence MNNNAAQNLTAQPSNSLQHLADNVLRPLGFEVLDVQVQNPGRRPIVVIRMDRLDEQPVTVEDLEQASRVVGAEFDRVDPIAGEYRLELESPGAKRPLTRARHFERMLGLKARVRGEGHAFTAPIKTVEGEQVTFDVEGQGDVTLTIGTFQGNLAEFPDRHR; translated from the coding sequence ATGAATAACAACGCAGCTCAAAACTTGACAGCTCAACCCTCGAACAGTCTCCAGCACCTCGCAGACAACGTGCTGCGGCCGCTGGGATTCGAGGTGCTGGACGTGCAGGTGCAGAACCCCGGACGGCGGCCCATCGTCGTGATTCGCATGGACCGCCTGGACGAACAACCCGTGACCGTCGAGGACCTGGAACAGGCCAGCCGCGTGGTCGGCGCGGAGTTCGACCGCGTGGACCCCATCGCGGGCGAGTACCGCCTGGAGCTGGAATCGCCCGGGGCCAAGCGCCCGCTGACCCGGGCGCGACACTTCGAGCGGATGCTGGGCCTCAAGGCGCGCGTGCGCGGCGAGGGACACGCCTTTACCGCGCCGATCAAGACGGTCGAGGGCGAGCAGGTGACGTTCGATGTCGAGGGCCAGGGCGACGTGACCCTCACCATCGGGACCTTCCAGGGCAACCTGGCCGAGTTCCCCGACCGGCACCGCTGA
- the nusA gene encoding transcription termination factor NusA translates to MTQGEFNFADALREVAQQRNINEMQLIEAFEQSLAQAYTRNVEPDRRVEVHLDPVSGELEVLIVREVVEKAEDENLQISLADALELDPGVEIGMEMEFPVDREKFSRIALQAAKQTLTQKMRETERNVVYNEYKDREGQVLTAQVVRSDNKGNWFVELGAGEAILPPREQIPGEKLVPGNRVKIYLKEVRKTPKGPTILASRADERLLDYLLRQEIPEVANGIVEIKAIAREAGQRSKVAVYSHNPNVDPIGACIGHRGNRIQAVTGELGRERVDVILWDANTRDFIRNALSPAKVGLIEVQPDSREATVTVTPDQLSLAIGKGGQNVRLAAKLTGFKIDLRETAAVSDLDAAMQQAMQEGQPGAGPSSAAASAFDALFKDSRSVATASPDDEQE, encoded by the coding sequence ATGACCCAGGGTGAATTCAATTTCGCGGACGCGCTGCGTGAAGTGGCGCAGCAACGCAACATCAACGAGATGCAGCTGATCGAGGCTTTCGAGCAGTCGCTGGCGCAGGCCTACACCCGCAACGTGGAACCCGACCGGCGCGTCGAGGTCCACCTTGACCCCGTCAGCGGCGAACTTGAAGTGCTGATCGTGCGCGAGGTGGTCGAGAAGGCCGAGGACGAGAACCTCCAGATCTCGCTGGCCGACGCGCTCGAACTCGACCCCGGCGTCGAGATCGGCATGGAGATGGAGTTCCCGGTAGACCGCGAGAAGTTCTCGCGCATCGCGCTTCAGGCCGCCAAGCAGACGCTGACGCAGAAGATGCGCGAAACCGAGCGCAACGTGGTCTACAACGAGTACAAGGACCGCGAGGGCCAGGTGCTGACCGCCCAGGTCGTCCGCAGCGACAACAAGGGCAACTGGTTCGTGGAGCTGGGCGCGGGCGAGGCGATTTTGCCCCCCCGCGAGCAGATTCCCGGCGAGAAGCTGGTGCCCGGCAACCGCGTCAAGATCTACCTCAAGGAAGTCCGCAAGACGCCCAAGGGGCCGACCATCCTGGCGAGCCGCGCCGACGAGCGGCTGCTGGACTACCTGCTGCGGCAGGAAATCCCGGAAGTCGCCAACGGCATCGTGGAGATCAAGGCGATTGCCCGCGAGGCGGGGCAGCGCTCCAAGGTGGCCGTCTACAGCCACAACCCCAACGTGGACCCCATCGGGGCCTGCATCGGGCACCGCGGCAACCGCATCCAGGCCGTGACCGGCGAGCTGGGGCGCGAGCGCGTAGACGTGATCCTGTGGGACGCCAACACCCGCGACTTCATCCGCAACGCGCTCTCGCCCGCCAAGGTGGGCCTGATCGAGGTGCAGCCTGACAGCCGCGAGGCGACCGTGACGGTCACGCCCGACCAGCTTTCCCTCGCCATCGGCAAGGGTGGGCAGAACGTGCGGCTGGCCGCCAAGCTGACCGGCTTCAAGATCGACCTGCGCGAAACGGCGGCCGTCAGCGACCTCGACGCCGCCATGCAGCAGGCGATGCAGGAGGGGCAGCCGGGCGCGGGGCCGAGCAGCGCCGCCGCCTCAGCCTTCGACGCGCTGTTCAAGGACAGCCGCTCGGTGGCGACCGCCAGCCCGGACGACGAGCAGGAGTAA
- a CDS encoding YlxR family protein, whose translation MPLSAPRPRHVPERTCVACRRKRPQDELVRVTRTPAGWRVLPGQRTGRGAYLCADLPECWQEKRLRRAFRGDAPAISAELRTLNLSNPSMDQPMTT comes from the coding sequence ATGCCGCTGTCCGCCCCCAGGCCCCGCCACGTTCCGGAACGCACCTGCGTCGCCTGCCGCCGCAAACGGCCCCAGGATGAACTGGTGCGCGTGACGCGGACTCCGGCAGGCTGGCGGGTGCTGCCGGGCCAGCGGACCGGGCGGGGGGCCTACCTGTGCGCCGACTTGCCCGAATGCTGGCAGGAAAAGCGGCTGCGGCGGGCCTTCCGGGGCGACGCTCCGGCGATCAGCGCCGAGCTGCGCACCCTGAACCTCTCTAACCCATCTATGGATCAGCCCATGACAACCTGA